A window of Metopolophium dirhodum isolate CAU chromosome 6, ASM1992520v1, whole genome shotgun sequence genomic DNA:
TTTCCTTCATAGTGtgtattataaacacaattgaAAACACCTACTCGCGGTTTTCCGTCTTGAAGTTGTAGGAGAACAACATTTACaatctaattcaaaataatatgcgtCTTCGCCCTTCGACTAGTTTTCATTATATCgccattattcatattataacatgtatttgtttattacgaTTATTCGTACATAATGGTTGAGTGAcgcgcgtacctatatagtattaaattgtcaaactatattttatgcatgcgcgtcttatacatatattttatgttttatttatatcgaTGTCGTGTAAACGCAGTACGAAAATCTCGCGAACCGAATGGGCGGGTGAGTGTTCGTGGGGCATTCAATATCTATCTATCATCCATGTTTTAATATTGAAgcctatacctacatatagtgATACTACTACTACCGTAACCATGGTCATCTCATCTGCCGGGGTGCCGCGCGTCCTTACGTGTACGGTACATGTATAATAAGCTATAGATACGTGTACGCCGTGGGTATGCCTACTACAGTTTATCGAGTTCGAGGATcgcgaacgaaaaaaaaacagacaacGGAATGAAAAAGCTGAAAGAGGTTTTCTACAATgcgcctattataatattatatacgtgtgtagtacctatatatacctatatattatgtatttatgtataggtacatttttttctttcccatataatatataccttacttatacattatatacctacgtattattctAAACCGTTGCCGAAGCCCCCGCGTGTGCGACGTGCacataatgtgtgtgtgtgtgtgtgtgctgttGTGTCCGTTCGGTGTTCGTGATCGAAGAAAGTGACACCGAAGGTCAAACCCTGTGCGCGTATACGCTTATGAGTTTGAACGACGCGAGAGAGAGAAATCGACGAGCACGACCGGCGGCGAGCCGTATGACATGAACGCGGTATAATATCTTCTCGTCCGTGCaggtacatgtatattgtataccttacCTGCTCGTACCTATATCTACTTGTATCTGCGTAATGCCTCTATGTacgctcatattatatttttctcaacGCCAATAGCGCGCGCGGATGTGCCGATTGTAACCGTGAGATTTATAGTCGTAAAAATAGGCACAAAGCGAAGAGGGTTTTTCGCTCGTTGAAGTCTCTcgcgtatacctacctacctgcagtgtatatatttaacacacacacacacacacacacacggttGTTCGTCGTAAATCTACGGGTTTTTGCTCGTTTGCGCCGATAGCAAGTATAGATGGTTTCGGATGCTGCACACCCGTCCGCGGGAGAGTCCCCGTTCCCAGGGATGAAacaatgttatttgttattaaactgTCACctttcgttattattatgcttaatcatcgattttaaattctaatgaaAAACGTCAAATCGTATAGCTgatgataggtaggtacgtgtCAATACGTTTATACCTTATACGTTACGAATCCCCCTCAAGGGGATGTCagtgcaatatttgttttctctcttagACCCACGCGCAACGCATAGATAACGCTttcacttaaaattatttttttttatgatatttgagTAATCTCAAGATTATAGAGGATAATGTTGTTGAGGGTatgacatatcggttttatattttattgttatttcattttgtattcgatttttaaaataaaaaaaaatataaatttaaatgatgtttaaattatttcgaaacaatattattttagacaaatcgatatgtcatattctcaaaaatattattttctatcgtTTTTGTTATGGGTGATTTTACTATTAGAtgacttaaaaacataaaaaaaatgattctgcgtaaatgcgttttgtctatgttgcggaTGGGccagagagaaaacaaacagtgcgcGGACATCCTCTTAGGGGGATTCGAAACGTATAAGGTATAAACGTATTGACACGTACCTATCTATCATCAGCAACGCGATTTGAGGTTTTTCAttagaattaattaaaatacattttcactgTGTCCCGAATATCGTAAGGATCCCGaagttaatatttatagctcagatttttaatgcaataaatgcGAACGTTTACGAAGTTAATGAATCCCACGCCTGACtggtgtttttatattatgtgttcgcGAGCACAagaattaatttagtttaataacTTTTTGGAAATCATCAACAGAGGATGTGTTAACATATGAGCGTAGTATAAAACAGCAATGATTCATTTTTCGGGCAATTTATCAAAACGTTTTAGTTTGATTTATGGTTacgttttaaaatgataaactcTATTTGTATACATTCAAATTACTTACACACGTCTAACACTTTTGAAAAACCAGCAATGGTTCGCGTATTTATCGATTTTCTTACTTTaactcattataaaatataatattatcacgccTGCAGCGTATTTATAAAATCATGGTATAATTTGTGCCCGTTTTCGAGCATTCAAATCATATAGGAGAGggtataataaatcattgaatcATCGGGAACGCTAATTTTGGTTGTTTATGTCTctatgatatgataatattattatcattcacaTATTTTTCCGACTCGatcaaaattatatgtaaataataaattctacaGTTTACTAAATACTAAAGAGTTGATTATAGACACGCGcgaaatatcaaaaacaaaaataacgtGTACCTAAGTggcttaagtataaaatatagagtTATCTACCTTACGTCATGATCTCAACCGAATTTGTCAACTCTGTAGCTTCCTGCACGACCTTCACGGACACACGGTGTACTTGCAACGTACTCTAGTCTACCTATATACTTCATCAGTCTATAATATAGAGTATTATCATACCCTATACTTTATCggtctataatatacatattatgtattcaaaaaaGATTCGTTCCACGCACGTGACATTACTATAACGACGTCGACAGGTCgttgtcgtaataataatatatctactagTATTACTACATTACATTTTACGAGGTATcgtcgtacctataataatatatatacgtatataccgGAGCACACGTTATGACAGTCGTAAATTGATACGCTCGCTACAGCATCCCAACTGCGGTATAGCGGCATTGCGCGTCTCGTTTAATggtatatacctaactatactccattattatacagctatgtaggtactaggtatacacGCAATATCAATATATTCCCTCGGAGTTTTCCCTCCAGAATTTCACGTCGTGTGTCCGCTCGCAACAGCGTGGACCGTAGCTCGTGTGTATAATTTACCCGTACGGCTGTACCAACGGGTTATGGGTACACGAGGCAATGCACCGCCACCGTAATGGATTCAGTagaccaaaatatatttatgggcCTCTGTGTAAtagtcgtatatattatattatattatatacacatgcaTGTCTACTTATATACattgtgattattatattattatactctccGTCGTTCCAcatttacaatataggtatagtcgTTTGCGCGGGATTTTGTTAAATTCTCACCCTCTCCCACCACGTCGAACAAGACCGTCTATAATATGCAAGAATCTCGGCTTTCTTCTtcgatttacatttttttttatcgtattgcGCGCGCACGTGTTTATGCATAGTGCGTACCTAcacttttaaacaaaaataattgacatGGGCGTGTGCTTACCTTTGCGCGACGATTGTCGCGATGATAGTCTGCAGCTATCTCTTATTACCATTGACTGTtaaagtcgtcgtcgtcgccgccgccgcctccaaGCAATCCCACCGACTGATTCCATAAGGTCCGCTGTTTTTGTATCTTCGGccgtattatatctatatatttatatttatccgaACAACACCTACTCTATCAGTAGACttctgttttatttatttactattttttttttcaatgatactgaaaaaaaaacgtttgctTCTTGAAGAAAGCGTGATTTCCATATAGTTGTTGTGCAAAGTACGCCTATTAGCatgcctataataatactatagatattatgctatatttatatataaatgtacatttaataggtatacacatGGGCATGGATTGTCCAACTGTCGAAAGTACGGATATTTAAATAGTCGTGGCGCCATTCTCGCCTTTCCtccattaattgtttttatatttttatcatcattattattattattattatcattcgaaCTATTACTGTACTTTGTGCAtacaacgaatataatataatattatgtaattatgtatactttataggtaaggtttttttgttgtttaattatttgccatgcgaataaaataaattataataaataaaataggtgaACGGTATTTGGAAGTTCACAAATaccatatatatttacataggtTTTAATTCGCGACCTACCTCAATGTTACTATTTGTATCAGAGGTACCAATATggctgtatatattatgataacatattattatatccagtTTATTGAACAAATGATTGGCTTTTTTTCAGTTGCAATCTATCTTTGAAACCCATTTTAACTCCGACATAAAATGGGTACCATGCCTGTGCCCAGTACGTAAGGGTGAAAATGTACAACAGCatcatcaacaacaacaacagcaacaacagcaacaacagcaacaacaacaacagccaCAACCACAACAGCACCATCAACAATCACAAAAATCCGGGCCTTCGTATTACCCTTCGAGCACGACCGAAGCACTATCCGACCTCTCCAACAATGACGTACCGCGTTTCATCTTCGCAAACTATCCAATTGAGGCTtgagaaaatgttttttctcATTGTAACTtgatcatttaatttattttaattgaagcattaaattatatttatttattcacaatCATGATCGTTTTTTTTctgttcattttaaatatatccaTCAACTTGTAAGCGAAAGTAATGCAGTGTTGGATAGGTTGTTATTTAGTTTTGCGTGAAAAATAATAGAATCCATCCATTGATGGAATTTCGTGGCATGCTGgtgtatttattcaaataggAGGTCGCGTCATCAAGTTCGATTCAGTTGTTTTCCGGGGTCACCTGGGATGGTAAGAACAGATAGTTTGGATACGAGAGTATTTCTATGGTTGGATTGGAGACATTTCTAGAAGGTGTTATCTAGGTACATTTAATGTTATGTCCTTTACAGTAGGAAATAAGAATGGAgatcattgtatttttaaattatttgatttcaaGAATCCTGAATTCCTCAATACACACACAGATATTACTGTTTGCCATTAGAAATaaagttatttgaaaaaaaaaaaacaaaactgttAGTGCCACTATCGTAGAAAGagtgattaaaattataaaatatatatttattatgtcacaacagatataatataatatatattttatatatctttGATAAGTACAAAGTAAAATGATAATCATAAAATACAactacagtgaaacttccatacaACGAACAtccatttaacaacattttctgttgaatgaaatatttttgggAACCAAACAAAATTAGAACCGCTCAACCacgtttgtttaattttatttaggtaaCAACATTGTCTATAATATGAATTCTATTTGTTTCCTATGagacattgtaatattatgacatttccactgtatattattattatttcctagaGCATTCttcttttaaaactttttcacATGTTAAGATAAATTATACTACCTGATACTATAGTTCAATAGTTGTACTTTTACTATAGTTCACtaagtaatattatctatactatctatatctatataatattataaagaggaaagatttgatcgtttgtataaaataggctctgaaactactgaaccgatttaaattaaatttggtacatagatagtttaaacactgagaaaaaacataggctactttttaatactaaaaaagggctgtaagaggctgtaaggggctgaaaggggctgtaaggggctatactggttcgaattgaaaaattatttttttgttggatagtccattcatcgaAGAAGGCTATgggctatataacatcacgctacgatcaattaatagaagtgctcaaacagggattttgagatttaccatggaaatatttgtttataaatggttgctattggttataggagaaataattaatagaaatagtatttatttattattggttgctattggttgaTCGGGccgatcaggtacaagcatgcatcaaatcgaattttcacacattgcctaccagagtggctgagttgcacttactgcagtgagttacaccaaaaaggagttgaacaatcacaatttgtttaagagttgtcattttttccGGGCCACAAAgtgcgcaggatcagctatagcctatattatatataaattaatgtttgtgtgcagatctctgggaagaagataggctaatataaaaagggttaaatttggtttttttattcgtcggaatttagtacgattaggttaggttaggattgtgtattaattgattacattaatccaccgctttatatcaaaataaacttggtataactttggcactttagagttaaatcatacacttacgtacaaacagcactgggtccgcggtccaccgcaggtagattgcctacctgataatatactgttgcgaatcagaatttttattccaggcaacagaaaagttaagataaattttgaacaccgtacaccgaatattaaataacaatttgaacaaagtttgagtcgtaTAGAGtgtgtacatttaacgggcaacgaagtgcacagggtcagctagtatattataaaactccaTTTAATAGTATCAACACAAATATTACAAACTGACTATCTATCGTCTATCGATATAGTTcctaattattcatttattaaatatattataggtaagtaggtatgtatattaattaatcccCAATCACTATTTAATCAtcagtgaatattttaaatgaactgAGCATGAcgtaataatatggtttttactttttgataatatctatatattttagaattgttttttgaaatatggctaatatattatattacctactattcAAATAGAGattaaaatttccaaattatatttccttatttactttctaaatttttaaaaatgttgtatcttAAGAACTAATGCATTatggatttattattatcaatatagtaCACTTTAGAGTTTAAGGATgtacaaatcaattttttttcatgttttgatggttgttattttcaaaatgtatgtaatatattaagtatggggctacttaatagttaatgccatgataaaaattgatattaatattatcagatTTTGATctttagactatattattatacaatgttcaaTGGTTCGTGTTATGTAGTTGCAGTGAATAGTTTATACATTCACGAGTAGAATATACAGAAGCCAGAATTTAGTTCTACAAATGctgctaatattttttaaatgcggCACATAATAATTCATCGGTGTtttatgcaaatatatttataagatgtTATTTTCGTGTTTACGCGAGAAGTCGAAATCACCAATAATAACCGTAGAGGCGCATACTCAATATAGTTGTCaaccttaaaataaaacataatataatgtataggtaggtacgtaatatactattacttattttttatttccatacaCTTAcgcgataataaattaataacattattcaaaCAGCCGATCACAAAAACATTTCGGGGAATGTTCCTGACGATAAGATACgcgtagtttttttattaagttttattaatataatagatgggtaggtacataaataggtcctactgaaaataaaaaaaaaagtcgtgaCTCGTTTGGggaaaatgtataggtacgtatttttCAGTTCCGGTACACACACACATGACATacacaaaactatttatatattattatgtttgtaatataCGATCTCAGGTACTtgtgtatagataaaaatgttaaGCTGGCTCGGGCGTTATGATCGTAttaatcaactataatattattattatacctgcagTTAGTGCCTCTCTACCtaccattatattaaattattattatattgatattataatgtatacacgtCGCTCGCATAGGTATATGATATCAGTCGGCGTTTCGGGCGACGATATCGAAATTACAAAgtcgtaaaaaataattgaaggaTTAGTCGAGACCGACGACGACATCAACTGCaacagaaagaaaaaaaataataataataaaaatacctatatatagagaTGGCAAAGCAATAATTAATCACCGCGACGCGTATCGGAGAAAGAcaacacacgcacacgcataaTGGGCATAATACCGGAAAGACGTTTgtgcatgaaaaataaaataaaaatacaatcgtTTACTCGCGCACATCTGTCCCGGGGGGCCGGCGAAAGCTGCGCGGGCCCGGTAACGGCCGCGCTCCGGGCGACAAGCAcgccaattaataataataacatcgcacacaccattatacatattattattgcgtacgATAATCCAAAAAGTCGGAGAAACGACGCGACGAAAAGAAAACAGCCGCGCGATAACAGAGTAAAACAGAACCGGCGGGAAGCGGTGAAACGAAAAAGTAAAATAAGGTTTgtcgttggtttttttttttttttttacgtaagaATCGATCCGAGAGGTCGAatgtcgccgccgccgcggaaTAATTCTGTGAAGAAGCGGCCGGTCCGTATCGGGAAACGTGGTCGGAATGCGCGTGATGTGCAGCCGCGGTAGTGTGTGGTTAAATATACGCCTGCACATACCGCGGTCGTGGTACCGGTACGGACCGGTGTACAATGCAAGCGCGTTTGTAAGTATACATACGGCGGTCGCACGCATCGTGgcttataagtttattatattattattattattattattgcgtacgCACCGTACGATAATCCAAAAAGTCGGagccaattaataataataacatcgcacacactattatacatattattattattatacatatcattattgCGTACGATAATCCAAAAAGTCGGAGAAACGACGCGACGAAAAGAAAACAGCCGCGCGATAACAGAGTAAAACAGAACCGGCGGGAAGCAGTGAAACGAAAAAGTAAAATAAGGTTTGTcgttggtgtttttttttttacgtaagaATCGATCCGAGAGGTCGAatgtcgccgcc
This region includes:
- the LOC132946676 gene encoding myb-like protein Q encodes the protein MYSNAKHVAPTAVLILILCVLSTDQTLFSRKKSSTPVSPVDNVAQQSKPVPQKETSHWWQMKFKPAESSENSVSNQVAVPVPVPIHQKLQSIFETHFNSDIKWVPCLCPVRKGENVQQHHQQQQQQQQQQQQQQQQPQPQQHHQQSQKSGPSYYPSSTTEALSDLSNNDVPRFIFANYPIEA